The Desulfovibrio fairfieldensis sequence GCGTCATCCTGAACAACAGACCGAGGCCGATGCGGCCTTTATCACAAGCTACCGCAAGGGTGAGGAATACGCTGATATGCGCGAATTGCTGGAAATTGAAGGCATTGATTAGGAGGGACTATGAAAAAAGCCTTTGTGAAAACAGAGAATTACGCCCGCTTTACGGCGGGAGTCAAAGCCGTGGAGCAACGCGGCGCGGCTGAGGCAGGAATGATGCTGGTGCATGGCCAGCCGGGCTTTGGGAAAAGCCACATTGTATCCCGCTGGGCGGAAGACGCCGGGGCAATCTTCCTGCGCGCCAATGTGGACATGACGCCCAAGTATTTTTTGACCGAGCTGTGCCGGGCGCTGAACATCGACTCTCGCGGGACGGCCCAACAGCTTTTTGACCGCGCCCTGCGCGTGCTGGTTGAGCGCCAGTGCCCGCTCATTGTGGACGAAGCGGAATTTACGCTGCGGGATAATGCCGCTGTGCTGGAAAAGGTACGCGACTTCTCGGACCGGGCCGAGGTGACGGTGGTGCTGATCGGCATGGAGCAGATACAGCGCAATATCAATCGGTTCAAACAGATCAGCAGCCGCATCGCCCAGGTAGTGGAGTTCACGCCCTGCACGGCTGCGGACGTGACCCTGGCCTGCAAGCAGCTCTGCGAATACGAGCTGACTCCGGCGCTGTCCGCCGAGGTTCTACGGCTCTCCGCCGGGCGCATGAGGGAAGTGCTGAACATCCTGGCCGGGATCGAGCGTCTGGCCAAGGATAACGGCCTGCAAGGCCCGTTGGACGTGAAGCATTTTGAGGGCGTGGCGCTGGCCCATGACTGGCAGAGCCGCACGGCCAAAAAAATACGCAAGGCGGCGTGACATGGATGCCGTGCGTAACATTATGGAGCGGCTTGCATCCGAGGGGCCGCAGTACACCCGACAACTGGCCTCCAGCATAGGTGTGTCCAGCGAATATGTCCGCAAGCTGTGCCGCTGCCTGCGTCATCATAAGCTCATCCACAGCGAGGGCGGCATGCACGGCATCACTGAGGCAGGCCGGGCACGGCTGGCGGATAGATATCTGCCCTGCCAGCGCAAAGGCCGGGCGGCAACCAGCGAGGGACGCACCCTGCGGCAGCGGGCCTGGAATATTATGCGGATGCGCGACCATTTCAGCGTGGACGATCTGCTGACCACGCTGTGCGACGGCGAGGAAAAAGGGGCGGAAGAAAATCTGCGCAACTACTGCCGGGCGCTGTATCGGGCCGGGATACTCGGCATGACCGGACGCACCAAAGCCTATTATCTGCGGCCAGAGTCAAATCATGGGGCGCTGGCCCCGGCCTACAACCGGGCGGAGAAATGCGTCACGGACCGTAACACGGGTGAAATCATCGCCTTAGGGGCACCTCATGAATAGTGCTGCTGCCGCCCTTCTTGAAAGCGCCGTAGCCAGTAGCAGCGTCACGGCTGTAGCCCGCCGCCTGGGCGTGGCCCGGTCCAGTCTGAGCCTCGTTATCAACGGCAAGTATCCCGGCGGCACGGGCAAAATGGAACAACGCATCATGGAAATTCTGGGGCAACCTTGCCCCGTCTATGGCGGGACGCGCGGCCCGGAGGCTTGTGCCTCGCGCCGGGCTGCCTCCATGCCGACCTCTAACCCGTATGCGCTCCGCCAGTGGCGGGAGTGCCAACACTGCAACCTTTGGAGCGAGAAAGAATGCTGAGTCAAGACTTGGAATCCTGCGCCGTGAGCATCGGCGTGCTGGGCGGAAAAGTGGGAGAAGAAGAGTGGGCGTATCTGCGCATGCTGCGCGCCAACCTGATGGCCCACGCTGTCCAGGCGCGGCGCATGGAGTTGGGGCTGTCCGTGGCCTGCGCCGCTGCTGGTCTGGCCGAGCCTTCGCAGACAGCGCCGAATCCCGCCCCCGACAAGGGGGGGCGCTGTCGGGTGGTCCCGTTCCCTGGCCCTTTCCAGAGCTGCGGCAAAGACGACAAGGCCGAGTAGGCAGGAGGTGCAACGATGAACCAGGCAATCTTTGAAGGGTACATGGAAGATGCGCGCGGCTGCTTTGTGCCCGTGGCGCAAATCAAAGAAATCGACCTCGCCCGCGACGAACTGGTCAAGGAAAAGGTGGAGAAGGTCAAGGCCATGCAGGCGCAGCTCCGCGCCCTGAAAAACGAGCTGATGGGCGACGTGGCGGCCTTTGTGGAGATATCCGCCGAACGTTACGGGGCCAAGGTGGGCGGCGACAAGGGCAACGTGACGCTGCTTTCTTTCGACGGGCGCTACAAGATTAAGCGCCAATACAGCGAAACGCTGGGCTTTGACGAAGGCCTGCGCGCGGCGAAGGCCCTTATTGACGGATGCCTGGAGGAATGGAGCCGCGAGAGTCCCACACCCTTGCGGGCCATCGTCGAACAGGCGTTCAACGTCAACCAGGAAGGCCGCATCAACACCAACGCGCTCCTGGCCCTGCGCCGCCACAAAATCGAGGATGAACGCTGGCAGCGGGCCATGCAGGCCATTGGCGACAGCCTGCAAGTGCTGGACAGCAAGGCATATGTGCGCGCCTACGAGCGCGGCAAGGACGGCAAATACAACGCCATCCCGCTGGATATGGCGGCGTTGTAACCGCGAAGGAGCAAAGCGATGAGCATCACTATACCTGATCAGTATGAGATCCACAGGCTGGCAAAGGAAAAAGGCTGGTATGACGGCATTGATACCAACAATCTGCGCTTTCTGCCGCCCGACTTCATCCCGGCAAATCTGGCCCTGATTCACTCCGAACTATCAGAAGCTCTTGAAGCCTACAGAAAAAACGGCATCCCCAACGTTGACGGCCAGGAAAAAGTTGTCATGGGCCAGGGGAACTTCCAAGAGGAGCTGGCGGACGCGGTAATCAGAATTTTTGACCTTGCCGGTCTGCTGCGAATCCAGATTGGTTCCTGCATCCTGGAAAAACACACATATAACCGTACTCGACCCCATCGACACGGCGGGAAGGTTGTTTAGCGCGAAAACGCCCCCCGTGGGGCGGTCGTCGGAGCGTGGCGGCTCCGACCTGACGAGCAGCCAAGGGAGACAATGATGCCCAACAATACGCAACGCTTTATCCTGCGCCGCACCCAAGCGGACGCATGGCTGATCCGCGACAACAAGGACGGTAGCGTAGTCTGTTTTGTCCATAAGGGCTGCCGTGCCCCGAAGAAAACCCAGGCCATGGTCAACGTCATGCTGGACGCCCTTAATGCGGCGGTACAGCTCCAGAGAACTAAGGAAAATGCGCAATGCTGACACAATGCTCGCTTCTGCCTCCACGTCCCGTTGCGCTACCTCAGCAACTTTTGGACGCGCACGGGCAAGCTCCCGCGCCGCTTAGTGGTTTTGAGCGCCGAGTGGCACAGGCCACGCAAAGCGGACTCATCGCAGCCCGCCAGAAGGAGCTGGCGCGCAAGCAGGCCCTGCCGCTGGAGGAAAAAATTAATCTTTCTCGCTCCGTCATCCGTGACTGGTATGAAGCATGGGACGGACAGGTCAGCGTCAGCTATTCCGGCGGCAAGGACAGTTCTTTGCTACTCTGGCTGGTGCGAGGACTTTACCCGGAGGTACCCGCTGTCTTCTTCCACACGGGTCTGGAATATCCCGAAGTAGTGCGACAAGTGCTGGATACGCCGAACCATGTCGTTTGGCGTCCCGAAATACGCTTTTCCTCTGTGGTAGAGCGGCATGGCTGGCCCATCGCCAGCAAAAGAATTGCGCGGGGCGTCCATGTTGTCCGCCATCCCACCGGCAAAAATGAGAACGTCAGGCGTCTATATCTTGAAGGCATTAACCGCTTCGGAAGAAAAGTTGAAGGCTTCAAGGTGCCGTTGCGCTGGCGCTTTCTTTTCGACGCCCCCTTCGAGTGCTCTGACAAATGCTGCGAAGTGATGAAGAAAAACACCGCAGCCCGCTATGAGCGCGAGAGTGGTCGCAGACCTTTCGTCGGTACGCTGGCTAGCGACAGCAAGGCGCGACAGCGCGCCTATCTACTGGAGGGCGGCTGCAACGCCTTCGACATGAAGCGCCCGCGTTCGGCCCCGCTGTCGTTTTGGACGGAAGCGGACGTACTACGCTGTATCGCACAAAACGGCATCCGCATCCCCTCCGTGTATGGACGCATTGTCCGGGGGAAGAACGGATCGCCCATAACTACAGGCGTGAGCCGCACGGGCTGTGTATTTTGCTGCTTTGGCCTGCACCTTGATGAGAGAGGGCGTAACCGCTTTGAGCGCTTGGCCGAAAGCCATCCCAAGTTACATCGCTTTGTCATGGAACAGTTGGGTCTGCGGGGCGTGCTTACTTACTGCCGCCAAGCTGCTCCGCTTGGATTATCTCAGACATTCCGATGGAAATAAGTTCCTTTCATTGAACTGCTAAGGATAAGGATAATGAGTAAGCAAACCACCATCATCTGCGACGGCTGCGGGTGCGCCGTCACGGGCGTGGGCTATTCCACGCTGCTGACCCGCCTGAGAGGCAAGGGCTGGGTTAGCCCCAACGGCAAAGAGCATTATTGCAAAAAATGCGCGTTTCTGGCGACGCGAAACCACAAAGGTCACGAGCATGACGGAAAAGCAGCATAAAATTATCGACAAGGTGAAGAAGCTACTGCGCCTTGCCGCCAGTTCGTCTTTTGAAAGCGAGGCGAAGGCGGCGGCAGTCAGAGCCCAGGAATTGTTGCGCGAGTATCGTCTGGAAATATCGGATGTAGACGATCTGCGCGAAGATGATAACTGCGACGAAAGCGAAACCTTTGTCCTTTGCACAGAGTATATCCCAACCCATATTAAACTGCTGGTGCAAGCTATAGAATGTGGATTCTTTGTAAAAGCCATCTATGCATGGCGTCCCGTCAACAAAAAGGGCTCGTTACGTTATCGTCGTTCTGTTCGTTTTGTGGGCGTTGTGCCGGATTGTCATATTGCCCGACAGCTCTTTGAATTTCTGTGGGATTTCAGCCAGCGCAAGGCCCGTGAGCAAGGAGTTATCGGAGCCAAGCGCTCCGCATTCCTCCAAGGCTTTGCTCTTGCTGTGGAGGAACGTCTCGAACATCAGGCGCGCTGTAATCGCCAACAGGAGACGTCACAGGAAACGGCCCTTGTCCTCTCCCGCCGGGGCGCTGTCGATACCTATTTCAAGAGGAAGTATCCCAATATTGGCACTTCCCGTAATGGCACTATAAGCGGCGACCTGACCGGCATGAGAGAGGGGGACCGCGAAGGGGAAAAGGTCAGCCTGGACCGCCCGGTGGAATATCACCCCCAAAATCTTGCCCTGGGGGCCTGACATGAACGACGCATTCCGTAAAGGCTTGATCGCCAGCGTCAAGATTGCCCAGAAGGACATGGCCCTGGACGACGCCACCTACCGCGATCTGCTGCGCTCCGTCACCGGGCGGGACAGCGCCGCCAAGTGTACCGTGCCCCAGCTCAAGGCCATGCTGGCGGAGTTCAGGGGCAAGGGCTGGACGCCGCGCCCGCGCCACCCCAAGGGTGTGCCCGCCGAACTGCGCCCGCTCCACTCCAAGATCGCCGCCCTGTGCGCCGCCCTGGGCCGCCCGGACACATACGCGGACGCCGTCATCCGGCGGCAAAGCAAAGGTTGCGCACAACTTGGCACCGCTGACCGCGCGCAACTGACGGCCTGTGTGGCGGCTCTGGTCCGCCAGCAGGGCCGCGAGACAGGAGGATAGACCATGTACCAACCCGCAGAAAGCGTGGCCCGCCATCTTGAGGCCATGCGCGTGAGCTCGCCGGAACCGTGCGGCCTGGACGTTCTTGAGTTCGCCCTGCTGCCGCCCTCGGCGCAGGAGCTTGCCCACCTGCTGGGCTTGCCCGCCACGCTCAAGCTGGTGGAAAACTACGGCGGCCTGACCCTGCGCATCCCCTACGGTGAAACGCCCCTGGGCCGGGCCATGCTGGCGGACATCGCCAAGCGCGTGGATCATGACACCGCGCGGGCACTGGCCCGCAAATATGCCGCTACGGAATTGTATATCCCCAACTGCAAACTGGCCCTGGTCAAGGTGCGGGACGCGGCCATCCTGCGCGACCGCGCGGAACTGGCGGAGCAGGGTTTATCCGAGCGCCAACTTGTGCAGGTTCTGGCCTTGCGTTACCGCCTTTGCGACCGCTATATCTGGCGCATCCTCAAAAAACCGCCGCCAGCCGCCCCCCCGGCACAGCGGCAAGGAAGTCTCCTGTAACTCCCTTTCCGCCGCCGGGCGACCGCTGAACTCATCCAGCCTTTCCTGAGCCCGTGCTGCCACTACAGTGGCAGTGCGGGCTCTGTTTTGTAGCCCGGAAAGGAGCTGTATGAACAACAAAATCCATCTCGACGAAATACGTGAAGTATTAAACCGGCCCGGCTTCGAAGGGCCGCAGCAGTTGCGCGGTTATATTCCATGCGATCTGACCACGGGCGGCACGGCCAACTACTACGGCGGCCCGAACCCGGAGCGATACGTCCCCATGGGCATCAGCGGCGTGACCATCGGCACGGGCGTGGACCTTGGCCAGACGGACGCCGCCACGCTGGGCGGCATGGGCGTGAACCCCGGCATTGTCAACCAGCTCCGGCCCTATTTGGGCCAGCGGAAGGCTGCCGCCGTGGCCGTGCTGCACCGCCTGCCCCTGACCATCAGGCAGGACACGGCCGACGATCTGGACGCTGCCATGCTCAATCACCATGTCACCAAAATTGCCGACTATTATGACCGGGCCGTGGGCGTACCGGGCCGGTTCGCCACGCTGCCCTGGCAGGCCCAGGCCGTGATCGTCAGCATCCAGTACCAGCGCGGAGTCAGCAGTCCGCGCAAATATCCCAATACCTGGAAAGCGTTTGTCAATCAGGATTGGGCTGACGCGGCGGACCGCCTCAAGAACGTCAGCCTGTGGAGCGGATACCAGCGCCGTCGCCGCCTCGAAGGCAAACTGCTGGAGGAGTTGCTGTGACCCGTTGGGCTATCGCCGCTCTGGGCGTGCTGCCCAGCGCCGCGCTGTTGACCTCGCTGGTCGCCAACTGGTGGCTCTGGGGCTGCTGGCGGGGAGCTGACGCCGAACTCTCCAGCGCCCGCGCGAGCCTCGCCGCCTATGAAACCGCGCACAGTGCGGCGGACACGGCACTGCTCAAACTCGACACGGCCCGTCTCGCCGCCAAGGAAAAGGAAAAAAACAATGCCCAACTCCTGCGCAATCTTGAACAAGAAGCTCCCGGCCTTGGGGATAGCGCTTATTTTGAGCGTCTTGCCCGCATGCTCGAAGAGTACGCCGCCCCCGTTGTCGGCCCGCCCCCCGGCGGTGCTGCTCCAGAACTGCCCGCCGCCCCCGGTCAATAGTGCCGTGCTGCCCGCCATCGCCCAAGCGGATGTTTCCAACACCCGAAAGCGTGAGGCCGGGCTGGAATATGTGCGCTACGTCCAGAACGTGGAGGCCGCTTTTCGCGACTGCAACGACAAACAACAGGCCCTGCGCGATTTTTACGCCGGGCTTATGGAGATCTCCAAATGACGGACATCAACTGGCCGGAGGCCTTTGCCTACTACAGCGCTCGTCTTGCCGACATGTGGCCGGGCAAGGTGGCGGTGGGTACGGCCCTTTCCTCGCTCTGCCTGCTGCTGGGTATGGATGAAGTGCTCTTCTACGTGCTGCTGGCCACGCTTACAGGCGAAATGCTGACGCGCATCGCCGTGCATTGCAAACGCAACAAGAGTCTGTGCCGTGGCCTGCAACACGGGCTTGCCCGCTATATCTGCTACGGTCTCTTTTTGCTTATGGCCGTGGCCGTGCAGATGGCTTTCCAGCGGGCCGTAGGTGTGGGCCTGCCCATTGTGGACATATTCATGGCCTACCTGATCCTTACGGACTGTGCCAGCGTCATCGGCCATCTGTATGTTCTGGGCGTACCCGTGCCGGGCATACTCAAGACGCTGGTGGTGGGCGGCCGCCGCCGTATCGAACACGCCGTGAAAGAGGCCGTGCATGACGATGAAGCCAGCACGCGGCATAGGGAGCGCCCCTAACCATGGCCCATAATGCCCAGACCCGCGCGGCGGCGCGCGCCGCATACATCTATGACAATCTGCCGCTGACGCAGATTTCCACGGCGCACGGCATTTCCCTGGCCACACTGCGAAGCTGGAAAAAGAGCGCGGCGGCCCAGGGCGACGACTGGGACAAGCTGCGCGCCGCCAACATGCTGGCCGGGCAGGGCATGGAAGCCATCGCGCGCCAGACCTTGAGCGACTATGTCACCCAGCACAAGGCGCTCATGAGCGAGATCATCACCGCCGACGACATGAGCGCCCAGCAAAAGACGG is a genomic window containing:
- a CDS encoding AAA family ATPase, whose protein sequence is MKKAFVKTENYARFTAGVKAVEQRGAAEAGMMLVHGQPGFGKSHIVSRWAEDAGAIFLRANVDMTPKYFLTELCRALNIDSRGTAQQLFDRALRVLVERQCPLIVDEAEFTLRDNAAVLEKVRDFSDRAEVTVVLIGMEQIQRNINRFKQISSRIAQVVEFTPCTAADVTLACKQLCEYELTPALSAEVLRLSAGRMREVLNILAGIERLAKDNGLQGPLDVKHFEGVALAHDWQSRTAKKIRKAA
- a CDS encoding Rrf2 family transcriptional regulator; its protein translation is MDAVRNIMERLASEGPQYTRQLASSIGVSSEYVRKLCRCLRHHKLIHSEGGMHGITEAGRARLADRYLPCQRKGRAATSEGRTLRQRAWNIMRMRDHFSVDDLLTTLCDGEEKGAEENLRNYCRALYRAGILGMTGRTKAYYLRPESNHGALAPAYNRAEKCVTDRNTGEIIALGAPHE
- a CDS encoding DUF3164 family protein, producing MNQAIFEGYMEDARGCFVPVAQIKEIDLARDELVKEKVEKVKAMQAQLRALKNELMGDVAAFVEISAERYGAKVGGDKGNVTLLSFDGRYKIKRQYSETLGFDEGLRAAKALIDGCLEEWSRESPTPLRAIVEQAFNVNQEGRINTNALLALRRHKIEDERWQRAMQAIGDSLQVLDSKAYVRAYERGKDGKYNAIPLDMAAL
- a CDS encoding phosphoadenosine phosphosulfate reductase family protein, with translation MLTQCSLLPPRPVALPQQLLDAHGQAPAPLSGFERRVAQATQSGLIAARQKELARKQALPLEEKINLSRSVIRDWYEAWDGQVSVSYSGGKDSSLLLWLVRGLYPEVPAVFFHTGLEYPEVVRQVLDTPNHVVWRPEIRFSSVVERHGWPIASKRIARGVHVVRHPTGKNENVRRLYLEGINRFGRKVEGFKVPLRWRFLFDAPFECSDKCCEVMKKNTAARYERESGRRPFVGTLASDSKARQRAYLLEGGCNAFDMKRPRSAPLSFWTEADVLRCIAQNGIRIPSVYGRIVRGKNGSPITTGVSRTGCVFCCFGLHLDERGRNRFERLAESHPKLHRFVMEQLGLRGVLTYCRQAAPLGLSQTFRWK
- a CDS encoding DUF2786 domain-containing protein, with translation MTEKQHKIIDKVKKLLRLAASSSFESEAKAAAVRAQELLREYRLEISDVDDLREDDNCDESETFVLCTEYIPTHIKLLVQAIECGFFVKAIYAWRPVNKKGSLRYRRSVRFVGVVPDCHIARQLFEFLWDFSQRKAREQGVIGAKRSAFLQGFALAVEERLEHQARCNRQQETSQETALVLSRRGAVDTYFKRKYPNIGTSRNGTISGDLTGMREGDREGEKVSLDRPVEYHPQNLALGA
- a CDS encoding regulatory protein GemA, with the translated sequence MNDAFRKGLIASVKIAQKDMALDDATYRDLLRSVTGRDSAAKCTVPQLKAMLAEFRGKGWTPRPRHPKGVPAELRPLHSKIAALCAALGRPDTYADAVIRRQSKGCAQLGTADRAQLTACVAALVRQQGRETGG
- a CDS encoding Mor transcription activator family protein; this encodes MYQPAESVARHLEAMRVSSPEPCGLDVLEFALLPPSAQELAHLLGLPATLKLVENYGGLTLRIPYGETPLGRAMLADIAKRVDHDTARALARKYAATELYIPNCKLALVKVRDAAILRDRAELAEQGLSERQLVQVLALRYRLCDRYIWRILKKPPPAAPPAQRQGSLL
- a CDS encoding pesticin C-terminus-like muramidase translates to MNNKIHLDEIREVLNRPGFEGPQQLRGYIPCDLTTGGTANYYGGPNPERYVPMGISGVTIGTGVDLGQTDAATLGGMGVNPGIVNQLRPYLGQRKAAAVAVLHRLPLTIRQDTADDLDAAMLNHHVTKIADYYDRAVGVPGRFATLPWQAQAVIVSIQYQRGVSSPRKYPNTWKAFVNQDWADAADRLKNVSLWSGYQRRRRLEGKLLEELL
- a CDS encoding phage holin family protein — encoded protein: MTDINWPEAFAYYSARLADMWPGKVAVGTALSSLCLLLGMDEVLFYVLLATLTGEMLTRIAVHCKRNKSLCRGLQHGLARYICYGLFLLMAVAVQMAFQRAVGVGLPIVDIFMAYLILTDCASVIGHLYVLGVPVPGILKTLVVGGRRRIEHAVKEAVHDDEASTRHRERP
- a CDS encoding DUF1804 family protein; this translates as MAHNAQTRAAARAAYIYDNLPLTQISTAHGISLATLRSWKKSAAAQGDDWDKLRAANMLAGQGMEAIARQTLSDYVTQHKALMSEIITADDMSAQQKTAALASLADSFNKMVSASRRVLPESNELAVALRVIQLLTEFVRQRFPQHATALLEVLEPFADEVAAKLGSGHG